In Actinomadura citrea, a single window of DNA contains:
- a CDS encoding helix-turn-helix domain-containing protein, which yields MTSHTPPPHQGLQILRYRSSLPLSHQTLPYVTGVVGRHREQTGSKGRALPAGMQALMTLAYLKNGETIAQLGAGFGVGTTTTWRYVNETVALLSAGTTRGPQLDRLEMRPGGAGGRDPRRVRAMGQRTESRVSDRTDRPRRHGEDTWTETTGRVTTKTAPPVAGAPRSRRDHRTLHRVPRLHLPARGRGPRLVPRGEGLGRGPGGTPRRRAR from the coding sequence GTGACCTCTCACACCCCTCCGCCCCACCAGGGACTTCAAATACTTCGCTATCGTTCTTCGCTGCCGTTGTCGCATCAGACGCTGCCGTACGTGACCGGCGTCGTCGGTCGGCATCGCGAGCAGACCGGCAGCAAGGGCCGGGCCCTACCAGCGGGTATGCAGGCACTGATGACGCTGGCGTACCTGAAGAACGGGGAGACGATCGCGCAGCTCGGTGCAGGGTTCGGGGTTGGGACCACCACTACCTGGCGCTACGTCAACGAGACGGTGGCGCTACTGTCGGCCGGAACTACCCGAGGTCCCCAGCTCGACAGGCTTGAAATGCGTCCAGGCGGAGCGGGCGGCCGAGATCCTCGGCGTGTCCGGGCGATGGGGCAGAGAACGGAGAGCAGGGTGAGCGACAGGACCGACCGGCCGCGCCGACACGGCGAGGACACCTGGACGGAGACGACGGGCCGGGTCACCACGAAGACCGCACCGCCAGTGGCGGGCGCTCCTCGAAGCAGGCGAGACCACCGAACGCTTCATAGAGTCCCTCGCCTCCATCTACCCGCCCGCGGCCGAGGCCCGCGCCTCGTCCCCCGTGGCGAGGGCCTCGGCCGAGGGCCCGGCGGAACTCCTCGCCGCCGCGCTCGATGA
- a CDS encoding GNAT family N-acetyltransferase, translating into MALQRDEAFCLDGSRLSIMKRTANDPTAFGVQGTITYRLARPEDDRVLAKLDGSFTTDSVFEVVETGDGFTLRQIPVTPPIHEVFPADEDTKDDRDPELSQTVVACNRDELCGFVESSFEPWNRRLTICDIQVAPVWREKGLGRTLMSHAFGFAEERGAGHVWLEVSNINAPAISAYLRMGFAFCGLDTRLYDATESAGEQAIFMARQIH; encoded by the coding sequence ATGGCACTGCAACGGGACGAAGCCTTCTGCTTGGACGGCAGTAGGTTGTCGATCATGAAGAGGACTGCGAACGATCCGACAGCGTTCGGCGTGCAGGGCACCATCACCTATCGGCTTGCTCGACCCGAGGACGATCGGGTCTTGGCGAAGCTCGATGGGTCGTTCACAACAGATTCTGTGTTCGAAGTGGTCGAAACGGGCGACGGCTTCACGCTTCGCCAGATTCCCGTGACCCCTCCCATCCACGAGGTCTTCCCAGCCGATGAGGACACCAAGGACGACCGCGATCCCGAGTTGAGCCAGACGGTGGTCGCCTGCAACAGAGACGAACTGTGCGGGTTCGTAGAGAGCTCCTTCGAACCATGGAACAGGCGCCTGACCATCTGCGACATCCAGGTCGCACCAGTGTGGAGGGAGAAGGGTCTGGGACGAACCTTGATGAGCCACGCCTTCGGCTTCGCCGAAGAGCGGGGGGCCGGGCATGTATGGCTTGAGGTCAGCAACATCAACGCCCCCGCGATCAGCGCCTACCTGCGGATGGGCTTCGCCTTCTGCGGGCTGGACACCAGGCTCTACGACGCCACCGAGTCGGCCGGCGAGCAAGCGATCTTCATGGCTCGACAGATCCACTGA
- a CDS encoding relaxase/mobilization nuclease domain-containing protein produces MGLLRYLYGPGRHEEHRDPHVVAGFRSAPELEPGVRADGSRDLRRLDALLTQPLALLGERNYRQPVWHLPLRAAPEDPVMSDRQWARIAHEVMDRVGLAPDGDFGAVRWVAVRHAADHVHIVATLARQDGGRPDVWNDGYRVRDACRTVEQQHGLRRTAPADRTAARRPSRGEIEKAARHGRPLPSRTLLRRKVQTAAAGASSEAEFFRRLHDEGVLVRQRFSERTAGEMTGYAVALPDDLNGDGRPVWFGGGKLAADLTLPKLRRRWTGADGSVRALSPFCPLDGRHLSERTRRAVLRTAVRRAADESATTNEFLDRLRGEGLLVKLRYGQTVDGQITGYAVAFAAEHDGKEPNWYPGSRLADDLSLSRLRQRWASPVADPQVAVDHDELTPEERQALYDDAARAAAFATAQIRRHLVTNPHAAQDACWAASDALHVAARVTGNRHLHRAADAYDRAARAPYGRIPTPTPAGNALRTTARLLALTGTAKDRTVVSMVLLVANFISLLDTIAQLRSLQERHAQADAARRAAAHTREVRPAGSAPSPPPAGPNAQARLAMAAFPNAWAPLPQVAQSRSAPSASTGPVRSGRRRP; encoded by the coding sequence ATGGGGCTGCTGCGCTACCTGTACGGTCCTGGCCGGCACGAGGAGCATCGCGATCCGCATGTGGTGGCGGGCTTCCGGAGCGCGCCGGAGTTGGAGCCTGGGGTGCGGGCGGATGGGAGCCGGGATTTGCGGCGGTTGGACGCGCTGCTCACGCAGCCGCTGGCGCTGCTGGGGGAGCGGAACTATCGGCAACCGGTGTGGCATCTGCCGTTGCGGGCGGCGCCCGAGGACCCGGTCATGTCCGATCGGCAGTGGGCCCGGATCGCTCATGAAGTGATGGACCGGGTCGGGCTCGCTCCGGACGGGGACTTTGGCGCGGTCCGGTGGGTGGCCGTCCGGCATGCCGCCGACCATGTCCACATCGTGGCGACCCTGGCGCGCCAGGACGGCGGTCGGCCCGATGTGTGGAACGACGGCTACCGCGTCCGGGACGCTTGCCGCACGGTCGAGCAGCAGCACGGGTTGCGGCGGACGGCTCCGGCAGACCGGACAGCGGCGCGGCGGCCGAGCCGGGGCGAGATCGAGAAAGCCGCCCGCCACGGTCGGCCGCTACCGTCCCGCACGCTTCTGCGCCGCAAAGTCCAGACGGCGGCGGCGGGGGCGAGCAGCGAAGCGGAGTTCTTCCGGCGGCTGCATGATGAGGGTGTCCTGGTGCGCCAGCGTTTCAGCGAGCGGACGGCCGGCGAGATGACCGGCTACGCCGTCGCCCTCCCCGACGATCTGAACGGCGACGGACGTCCCGTGTGGTTCGGTGGCGGGAAGCTCGCTGCCGACCTCACTCTGCCCAAGCTTCGCCGCCGGTGGACGGGCGCGGACGGGTCCGTCCGTGCGTTGTCCCCGTTCTGTCCGTTGGACGGACGGCATCTGTCCGAGCGGACGAGACGAGCCGTGCTGCGGACGGCCGTCCGCCGCGCGGCGGACGAGTCGGCGACGACCAACGAGTTCCTCGACCGGCTTCGGGGTGAGGGGCTTCTGGTCAAGCTGCGCTACGGCCAGACCGTTGACGGGCAGATCACTGGCTACGCCGTCGCTTTCGCTGCTGAACACGATGGCAAAGAACCGAACTGGTATCCCGGCAGCCGTCTCGCCGATGACCTGTCGCTATCCCGTCTCCGCCAGCGCTGGGCCTCGCCTGTCGCGGACCCTCAGGTGGCCGTCGACCATGATGAGTTGACGCCGGAGGAGCGCCAGGCTCTCTACGACGACGCGGCCCGTGCCGCCGCCTTCGCCACCGCCCAGATTCGGCGGCACCTTGTCACCAACCCGCATGCTGCACAGGACGCCTGCTGGGCGGCCTCCGATGCCCTCCACGTCGCAGCCCGAGTTACCGGTAACCGGCACCTCCACCGCGCCGCCGATGCCTACGACCGCGCGGCCCGCGCCCCCTACGGCCGTATCCCCACCCCGACTCCGGCAGGCAACGCGTTGCGCACCACTGCCCGCCTGCTCGCGCTCACCGGCACGGCGAAGGACCGAACGGTGGTGTCGATGGTGCTGCTCGTCGCCAACTTCATCAGCCTGCTCGACACCATCGCTCAGCTGCGCAGCCTCCAGGAGCGTCACGCCCAGGCCGACGCTGCTCGAAGAGCCGCCGCGCATACGCGAGAAGTACGACCAGCGGGTAGCGCGCCCTCACCTCCGCCGGCTGGCCCGAACGCGCAAGCGCGCCTGGCTATGGCCGCTTTTCCGAACGCGTGGGCTCCGCTGCCGCAGGTTGCACAGAGCAGATCAGCGCCGTCGGCTTCCACGGGTCCAGTGCGCTCTGGTCGTCGCCGTCCGTGA
- a CDS encoding ATP-binding protein, producing the protein MSAAPQTPEVPTIVLDSTDQAPRLARRFLAEQFARWGITDDYMGRLVVCELTTNAYKHGEGPIVVRLSLDPDDGRPVIEVSDTGTGHPTVQPQDYAATSGRGLQLMAELVHEWGVKRLTGGGKVVWAKLP; encoded by the coding sequence ATGTCCGCAGCACCGCAAACTCCTGAAGTCCCGACGATCGTCCTCGATTCCACCGATCAGGCGCCCCGCCTCGCGCGCCGGTTCCTCGCCGAACAGTTCGCCCGCTGGGGCATCACCGACGACTACATGGGCCGTCTCGTGGTCTGCGAGCTGACCACGAACGCCTACAAGCACGGCGAAGGCCCGATCGTCGTCCGGCTCTCCCTCGACCCGGACGATGGGCGACCGGTGATCGAGGTATCGGACACCGGCACGGGCCACCCCACCGTCCAGCCTCAGGACTACGCCGCCACCTCCGGCCGCGGCCTCCAGCTCATGGCGGAGCTCGTACACGAGTGGGGAGTCAAGCGCCTCACCGGCGGCGGCAAGGTCGTCTGGGCCAAGCTGCCCTGA
- a CDS encoding helix-turn-helix domain-containing protein, translated as MAARKPTSKTVAFGAEVTRLREEAGLNRTELAARTAVTRSYISQVESGRTKCRRDFAERMDKALDSGTALVDAWDDLLRSSSYPKFFADFPRAEASADALRAFEIRLVYGLLQTEAYARVLLCNDDAVRERMQRQRILTKPNPPTVFVVLDESVLLREVGSREIMREQLEHLIEMSERENITIQIAPIGYYRDARAPFVIATQPDRSEIVYLESNIGGETSAEPRDLALVSEAFSRLQAAALSPKASVDLMRKVVEERWT; from the coding sequence GTGGCCGCGCGCAAACCGACATCCAAGACCGTCGCCTTCGGCGCAGAGGTCACGCGCCTCCGCGAGGAAGCGGGACTCAATCGGACGGAACTCGCCGCACGGACAGCGGTCACCCGGAGTTACATCTCCCAGGTCGAGTCCGGGCGCACCAAGTGCCGCAGGGACTTCGCCGAACGGATGGACAAGGCGCTGGACTCGGGCACGGCCCTGGTCGATGCATGGGACGACCTTCTGCGTTCCAGTAGCTACCCGAAGTTCTTCGCAGACTTCCCCCGCGCCGAGGCGTCCGCTGACGCGCTCCGTGCGTTCGAGATCAGGTTGGTCTACGGGCTTCTGCAGACTGAGGCGTACGCACGTGTGCTCCTGTGCAACGACGATGCCGTCCGCGAGCGGATGCAACGGCAGAGAATCCTCACCAAGCCGAACCCTCCGACCGTGTTCGTCGTGCTGGACGAGTCCGTCCTCCTCCGCGAGGTCGGCTCCCGCGAGATCATGCGCGAACAGTTGGAGCATCTGATCGAGATGTCGGAGCGGGAGAACATCACGATCCAGATCGCTCCGATCGGCTACTACCGCGACGCCCGAGCGCCGTTCGTGATCGCGACTCAACCCGATCGGAGCGAGATCGTGTACCTGGAAAGCAACATCGGGGGCGAGACGAGCGCAGAGCCGAGAGACCTAGCGCTCGTCAGCGAGGCTTTCAGTAGGCTCCAAGCGGCGGCGCTTTCGCCGAAGGCGTCGGTCGACCTGATGCGGAAGGTTGTGGAAGAGCGATGGACGTGA
- a CDS encoding DUF397 domain-containing protein — MDVTWRKSSRSSEAGDNCVELADLGEAVGIRDSKDPAGAKFTLRRDEFASLVAVLKR; from the coding sequence ATGGACGTGACCTGGCGCAAGTCGTCGCGTAGCAGCGAGGCCGGAGACAACTGCGTCGAACTGGCCGACCTCGGCGAGGCCGTGGGCATCCGCGACAGCAAGGACCCGGCCGGCGCCAAGTTCACCCTGCGCCGCGACGAGTTCGCGAGCCTCGTGGCGGTTCTGAAGCGCTAA
- a CDS encoding recombinase family protein — protein sequence MLTGALVGYARVSTKDQRLDRQTLALKAAGCIRIFADKKSGKDAERKELAKALDYLRPGDTLVVPSLDRLARSLQDLITIVADLRRRGVGFRSLKEALDTTTPGGRLVFHVFAALAEFLRELIIEDTHEGLAAAKARGVRLGRPPAMTPEQIRHARALLTQPDATVSSIARLFGVSRSTIYKYVPELKPTGLQQVKTGVPDPRPELTEH from the coding sequence ATCCTCACCGGCGCGCTCGTCGGATACGCCCGGGTCTCCACCAAAGACCAGCGACTCGACCGCCAGACCCTGGCCTTGAAGGCCGCGGGCTGCATCCGGATCTTCGCCGATAAGAAGTCCGGCAAGGACGCCGAGCGCAAGGAGCTCGCCAAGGCGCTGGACTACCTGCGGCCCGGCGACACCCTGGTCGTCCCCTCGCTGGACCGGCTCGCCCGCTCCCTGCAGGACCTCATCACGATCGTCGCCGACCTGCGCCGCCGCGGCGTCGGGTTCCGATCCCTGAAAGAGGCCCTCGACACCACCACGCCGGGCGGCCGCCTGGTCTTCCACGTGTTCGCCGCCCTCGCCGAGTTCCTCCGCGAACTCATCATCGAAGACACCCACGAGGGCCTGGCCGCCGCCAAGGCCCGCGGCGTCCGCCTCGGCCGGCCGCCTGCCATGACGCCCGAGCAGATCCGACACGCCCGCGCGCTGCTCACCCAGCCCGACGCGACCGTCTCCTCCATCGCCCGCCTCTTCGGCGTCAGCCGCTCCACCATCTACAAGTACGTGCCCGAGCTCAAGCCCACCGGACTCCAGCAGGTCAAGACCGGCGTGCCCGACCCACGTCCCGAACTCACCGAGCACTAA
- a CDS encoding TetR/AcrR family transcriptional regulator: MPRNRRPQDREEKREEILAAAQRLFIDDGYESASMGQIAKNAGVTVNTIYWYFRDKDDLLIAVLDRLLAEALAQYTTIADRPLNDRLLWAVDQLERLHGLVNTVHTRAAASPAVHAWHAGFHELADTLVADDLRKAGAAEADLPAMTAIGTFVIEGLLTHRHDDADKRAVIDLLVHKLTIAPTRT, from the coding sequence GTGCCCCGGAACCGACGCCCCCAAGACCGCGAGGAGAAACGCGAGGAGATCCTCGCCGCCGCCCAGCGGCTGTTCATTGACGACGGCTACGAGTCGGCGTCCATGGGCCAGATCGCCAAGAACGCCGGCGTCACTGTCAACACGATCTACTGGTACTTCCGCGACAAGGACGACCTGCTCATCGCCGTCCTGGACCGCCTGCTGGCCGAAGCCCTCGCCCAGTACACGACCATCGCCGACCGGCCGCTCAACGACCGGCTCCTGTGGGCCGTCGACCAGCTCGAACGGCTGCACGGCCTCGTCAACACCGTCCACACCCGCGCCGCGGCCTCACCCGCCGTCCACGCCTGGCACGCCGGCTTCCACGAACTCGCCGACACCCTGGTCGCCGACGACCTCCGCAAAGCCGGCGCCGCCGAAGCCGACCTCCCCGCCATGACCGCGATCGGCACCTTCGTCATCGAGGGCCTCCTCACCCACCGGCACGACGATGCCGACAAACGAGCCGTGATCGACCTCCTGGTCCACAAGCTCACCATTGCGCCGACCCGAACCTGA
- a CDS encoding saccharopine dehydrogenase family protein, whose product MTKWLLYGANGYTGELIAREARKRGLEPVLAGRNLTAVKLLAEDLGLDYRIFDLRDADARLSGIDVVLHCAGPFSVTAPPMIDACVRTRTHYFDITGEMDVFAYAREIDGQARAAGVVVCPGVGFDVIPTDCLAAALHQAMPEATHLRLGFDLPLALSPGTVKTILDGMAAGGRARIDGQITPTPLGRRTARIDFGNGAKPALAFPAADLYSAHHSTGIPNIEVYIPMPATLIRGTRISRRLTGLLALPRVRAAAHKLIEKTVKGPDANERATSSAHVWGETTDATGRRATARITTANPYRLTIDGALTAVTDLLAATAPRLGAHTPATLFGADLITRLPGSGPLTISPTEGTLT is encoded by the coding sequence GTGACGAAGTGGCTGCTGTACGGCGCCAACGGCTATACCGGCGAGCTGATCGCCCGGGAGGCGCGCAAGAGGGGCCTGGAACCGGTCCTCGCCGGCCGGAACCTCACGGCGGTCAAGCTGCTGGCCGAGGACCTCGGCCTGGACTACCGGATCTTCGACCTGCGCGACGCCGACGCGCGGCTGTCCGGCATCGACGTGGTGCTGCACTGCGCCGGGCCGTTCTCGGTGACGGCGCCCCCGATGATCGACGCGTGCGTGCGCACCCGCACCCACTATTTCGACATCACCGGCGAGATGGACGTCTTCGCCTACGCCCGCGAGATCGACGGCCAGGCCCGCGCTGCTGGTGTCGTGGTCTGTCCCGGAGTCGGTTTCGACGTCATCCCCACCGACTGCCTCGCCGCCGCCCTCCACCAGGCCATGCCCGAGGCCACCCACCTGCGGCTCGGGTTCGACCTGCCGCTGGCGCTGTCCCCGGGGACCGTCAAGACGATCCTGGACGGGATGGCCGCCGGAGGCCGCGCCCGCATCGACGGCCAGATCACCCCGACCCCGCTGGGCAGACGCACCGCCCGCATCGACTTCGGCAACGGCGCCAAACCCGCGCTCGCCTTCCCCGCCGCCGACCTCTACAGCGCCCACCACAGCACCGGAATCCCCAACATCGAGGTGTACATCCCGATGCCCGCCACCCTGATCCGCGGTACTCGGATCAGCAGGCGTCTCACCGGGCTGCTCGCCCTTCCCCGCGTCCGCGCCGCCGCCCACAAGCTGATCGAGAAGACGGTGAAAGGCCCCGACGCGAACGAACGGGCCACCAGCAGCGCCCACGTGTGGGGCGAGACCACCGATGCGACCGGCCGGCGGGCCACCGCCCGCATCACCACGGCCAACCCCTACCGCCTCACCATCGACGGCGCCCTCACAGCCGTCACCGACCTCCTCGCCGCCACCGCCCCCCGCCTCGGCGCGCACACGCCCGCGACCCTGTTCGGCGCCGACC